GCAGGATTTATGAACACCCTTACGCCTGAGGCAAACATTTTGAGTGCCGTCAACACTGTCGCTGTCAGAGACGGAAAATATATCGGACACAATACGGACACTACCGGATTCAAGAAAGCTGTCGAGATGTTGAAATTGGATTTAAAAGGAAAAGATGTCTTGCTTTTCGGAGCGGGTGGCGCGGCTCGCGCGGTAGTTTACACTCTCGGAGATCTGGAAGTCTCAACCATTTACGTCCGAAACAGAACAGCCGAAAATGCCGTTAGACTTTCCGACATATTGAAAAACACTTCCAGCAAAACAGAATTGGTAGTGCTTGAGGAATCAAAATTGATTCCATCATCGCTTGAAATAGTGATTAACGCTCTCGGCGGAGGAATATTCGAAGCGAAATGGTTAGAAAGTCTGTCAGACCTGAGTTTTTTTTACGATCTCAATTACGGGGAAAACGCCTTCGATAAAAAACAGTTATCAGATGGAGTAGGATATTCGGACGGATTGAGTATGCTCGTATATCAAGGATTCGAATCATTGAAATTCTGGCTGGACAGAGAAATTCCCGACGACACAATAACCGAATCCGTCCTCACAGAACTTAACGGAGAAATTTAATTGGATAAATTACGTTATCTGACTGCCGGCGAATCGCACGGCAAAGCGCTTATCGGAATCCTTGAAGGCGTTCCCGCGGGATTGAAAGTCATCGTTGCCGATATTGACATAGAACTCCGCAGGCGGCAGCAGGGTTACGGTCGGGGCGGCAGAATGAAAATTGAGAATGACCACGCTGAGATAATTTCCGGTGTCCGCAATGCTCTTACAATGGGCGGTCCCATTTCCCTAATAATTGAAAACGCTGATTGGGAAAATTGGAAAGAAAAGATGGCTGTGGAAGAGATAACTTCTGAAATAGAAACGGTGACCGTTCCGCGACCCGGTCACGCGGATTTGGCGGGGCATTATAAATTCGGACACAAAGACCTTCGCAATGTGATTGAGCGTTCCAGCGCGCGGGAAACCGC
The Candidatus Neomarinimicrobiota bacterium genome window above contains:
- a CDS encoding shikimate dehydrogenase, with translation MSSENHIRLGILKFSLTPSVSPLMHEKFMNKLGIDGSYESFSVPPFRLEEFMSGDEISSLNGFNVTIPHKQSIAGFMNTLTPEANILSAVNTVAVRDGKYIGHNTDTTGFKKAVEMLKLDLKGKDVLLFGAGGAARAVVYTLGDLEVSTIYVRNRTAENAVRLSDILKNTSSKTELVVLEESKLIPSSLEIVINALGGGIFEAKWLESLSDLSFFYDLNYGENAFDKKQLSDGVGYSDGLSMLVYQGFESLKFWLDREIPDDTITESVLTELNGEI